The Mesorhizobium sp. M1D.F.Ca.ET.043.01.1.1 genome contains a region encoding:
- a CDS encoding nitrile hydratase accessory protein, translating to MSRPEGVLPAGFDEPVFAEPWQAEAFAMTVALHGKGLFSWSEWAEALSAEVKKPGAAADGHDYYECWLAALEKLLSRKGVARKGDVDELAAAWERAAHATPHGKPILLENDPGPGT from the coding sequence TTGAGCCGGCCTGAGGGCGTATTGCCGGCGGGTTTCGACGAGCCGGTCTTCGCCGAACCATGGCAGGCGGAAGCCTTCGCCATGACGGTGGCGCTGCACGGCAAGGGATTGTTTTCGTGGAGCGAGTGGGCGGAAGCTTTATCCGCCGAGGTCAAGAAGCCGGGCGCCGCAGCGGACGGGCACGATTACTATGAGTGTTGGCTGGCGGCGCTGGAGAAGCTTTTGTCCAGGAAGGGTGTCGCCCGCAAGGGCGATGTCGATGAACTCGCAGCCGCCTGGGAACGTGCTGCGCATGCGACCCCGCACGGCAAGCCGATCCTGCTGGAGAATGATCCCGGACCTGGCACATAG
- the nthA gene encoding nitrile hydratase subunit alpha, with amino-acid sequence MSHDHDHDNELDPFAARVRALETILTQKGLIDPAAIDVIVDTYETKIGPRNGARVVAKAWSDPAYAEWLKRDATAAIESLSYTGRQGEHMQAVFNTEDTHNLVVCTLCSCYPWSVLGLPPVWYKAPPYRSRAVIDPRGVLEEFGLTLPRTKKIRVWDSTAELRYLVVPMRPEGTDGWSEEQLAGLVSRDAMIGTALAKKAGIERQPA; translated from the coding sequence ATGTCCCATGATCATGATCACGACAACGAGCTCGATCCGTTCGCAGCGCGCGTGCGCGCGCTGGAGACGATCCTCACGCAGAAAGGCCTGATCGATCCGGCGGCCATCGACGTCATCGTCGATACCTATGAGACCAAGATCGGCCCGCGCAATGGCGCGCGGGTGGTGGCGAAGGCCTGGAGCGATCCGGCTTATGCCGAATGGCTGAAGCGCGACGCGACGGCGGCGATCGAATCGCTCTCCTATACCGGGCGCCAAGGCGAGCACATGCAGGCTGTGTTCAACACCGAGGACACGCACAATCTCGTCGTCTGCACGCTCTGCTCCTGCTACCCGTGGTCGGTGCTCGGCCTGCCGCCGGTCTGGTACAAGGCGCCGCCTTACCGCTCGAGGGCGGTAATCGATCCGCGCGGCGTGCTGGAAGAATTCGGGCTGACGCTGCCGAGGACCAAGAAGATCCGCGTCTGGGATTCAACGGCCGAGCTTCGCTATCTGGTGGTGCCGATGCGGCCTGAGGGCACCGACGGCTGGAGCGAGGAACAGCTTGCCGGGCTGGTCAGCCGCGATGCGATGATCGGCACGGCGCTGGCCAAAAAAGCCGGAATAGAGAGGCAGCCGGCATGA
- the nthB gene encoding nitrile hydratase subunit beta has translation MNGPQDLGGQMGFGPVAPEKDEPYFHAEWEKRALGVTLTAGAMGAWNIDESRHARESLHPADYYASSYYQIWIKALEVLLKRHGFVTERDLSAGKAVDPAATPKRVLKGADVPAVLAKGGPCDRPVATPALFKAGDRVRTKNFNPTGHTRLPRYARGRNGTIEAVRDGFVFPDSNAHGKGENPQWVYTVVFDGAEIWGEGADPTLSVSIDAWESYLEPA, from the coding sequence ATGAACGGGCCGCAGGATCTCGGCGGGCAGATGGGTTTCGGGCCGGTGGCGCCCGAAAAGGACGAGCCCTATTTCCATGCCGAATGGGAGAAGCGCGCACTCGGCGTGACGCTGACCGCCGGCGCCATGGGCGCCTGGAACATCGACGAGAGCCGGCACGCACGGGAATCGCTGCATCCAGCCGACTATTATGCATCCAGCTACTATCAGATCTGGATCAAGGCGCTGGAAGTGCTCTTGAAGCGCCACGGGTTCGTCACCGAGCGCGACCTTTCGGCCGGCAAGGCGGTCGATCCGGCCGCGACGCCCAAGCGCGTGCTGAAGGGGGCGGACGTGCCGGCGGTGCTCGCCAAAGGCGGGCCGTGCGACCGGCCGGTCGCCACGCCGGCGCTATTCAAGGCCGGAGATCGCGTGCGGACCAAGAACTTCAATCCCACCGGCCACACACGCCTACCGCGCTACGCGCGCGGCAGGAACGGGACGATCGAGGCTGTGCGTGACGGCTTTGTCTTTCCCGACAGCAACGCGCATGGCAAGGGCGAGAACCCGCAATGGGTCTACACCGTGGTTTTCGACGGCGCGGAGATCTGGGGCGAGGGCGCCGATCCGACGCTCAGCGTTTCGATCGATGCCTGGGAGAGCTATCTTGAGCCGGCCTGA
- a CDS encoding pyridoxine 5'-phosphate synthase — MPAKLSVNLNAVAMLRNRRDLPWPSVTGLGRIALAAGAHGLTVHPRPDERHTRHSDLPEIRALIDDEFPKAEFNIEGYPTEDFLALVEKNQPEQVTLVPDDPAQATSDHGWNFVAQTAFLTPIVKRLKKGGFRVSLFSDADPAGVNAARDTGADRIELYTGPYGGYHSDSAKAAKELERLGKTADAALAAGLEVNAGHDLTVANLPALAKRIPALAEVSIGHGLTADALEYGMAGTVGRFLKACGW; from the coding sequence ATGCCCGCAAAACTTTCGGTCAACCTCAACGCCGTCGCCATGCTGCGCAACCGCCGCGACCTGCCGTGGCCGAGCGTTACGGGGCTCGGGCGCATCGCGCTTGCCGCCGGCGCGCATGGGCTGACGGTCCATCCGCGTCCCGACGAGCGGCATACCAGACATTCCGACCTGCCTGAGATCAGGGCGCTGATCGACGATGAGTTCCCCAAGGCGGAATTCAACATCGAAGGCTATCCGACCGAGGATTTCCTGGCGCTGGTCGAGAAGAACCAGCCGGAGCAGGTGACGCTGGTGCCCGACGACCCGGCGCAGGCGACGTCGGATCACGGCTGGAACTTCGTCGCGCAGACGGCGTTCCTGACACCGATCGTCAAGCGGCTGAAGAAGGGCGGTTTCCGGGTGTCGCTATTTTCCGACGCCGATCCGGCCGGCGTGAATGCCGCGCGCGATACCGGCGCCGACCGGATCGAACTCTATACCGGGCCCTATGGCGGTTACCATTCCGATTCAGCCAAGGCGGCCAAGGAATTGGAAAGGCTGGGAAAAACCGCGGATGCGGCACTCGCGGCGGGGCTCGAGGTCAATGCCGGCCACGATCTGACCGTGGCCAACCTGCCGGCCTTGGCCAAGCGCATCCCGGCATTGGCCGAAGTATCGATCGGACATGGGTTGACAGCGGATGCGCTGGAGTATGGCATGGCCGGCACGGTGGGACGGTTCTTGAAGGCCTGCGGGTGGTAA
- a CDS encoding STAS/SEC14 domain-containing protein, which translates to MKFLEAVPAIRRLDTNRDALFAIDVVGDVSPADAENLFGLLEAAYALHPRIDVLVRLTDEESVDWANIAQDTLKQGVAGAMEHVVRCAAIGEPDWASLVAGVFPKTLPFEFRRFDVDDEEAAWQWLGARPT; encoded by the coding sequence GTGAAATTCCTGGAAGCCGTGCCGGCGATACGCCGCCTCGATACTAACCGCGACGCGCTTTTCGCCATCGACGTCGTCGGCGATGTCTCGCCGGCCGATGCGGAAAACCTGTTCGGCCTGCTGGAGGCCGCCTACGCGCTGCATCCGAGGATCGACGTGCTGGTCAGGCTGACCGACGAGGAAAGCGTGGACTGGGCTAATATTGCACAAGACACGCTCAAGCAGGGCGTGGCGGGCGCGATGGAACATGTCGTGCGCTGCGCGGCCATCGGCGAGCCGGATTGGGCCTCTCTCGTCGCCGGCGTCTTCCCGAAAACGCTGCCTTTCGAATTCAGACGCTTCGATGTCGACGACGAGGAAGCCGCCTGGCAGTGGCTTGGCGCAAGGCCGACCTGA
- a CDS encoding helix-turn-helix domain-containing protein, with protein MDSKIFNLKSKLEVYKAMTGGGNFADCPVRDVIQGISGKWSSLLVMALAEKPYRFGELRRLVPDISQRMLTQTLYDLQRDGYVHREVFPTKPPSVEYSLTDLGRSMFAPLQMLIQWAELNHDAVREARAAFDAAQA; from the coding sequence ATGGACAGCAAGATCTTCAATCTGAAATCGAAGCTCGAGGTCTACAAGGCCATGACCGGGGGCGGCAATTTCGCCGATTGCCCGGTTCGCGACGTGATCCAGGGCATCAGCGGCAAATGGAGCTCGCTGCTGGTCATGGCCTTGGCCGAGAAGCCTTACCGGTTCGGGGAGCTGCGCCGCCTTGTGCCCGATATCTCGCAGCGCATGCTGACGCAGACGCTCTACGACCTGCAGCGCGACGGCTATGTGCATCGCGAAGTCTTTCCGACCAAGCCGCCGAGCGTCGAGTACAGCCTCACCGATCTCGGCCGCTCGATGTTCGCGCCGTTGCAGATGCTCATCCAATGGGCCGAACTCAACCATGATGCCGTTCGTGAGGCACGCGCCGCCTTCGATGCCGCGCAGGCCTGA
- a CDS encoding aldehyde reductase: MSGELVLVTGGSGFLGAHCILALLKAGYRVRTTVRSAKREADVLAMLKVGGAGPGDALSFAHADLMADAGWREAVAGCRYVLHVASPFPPGVPKHEDELIVPAREGALRVLRAARDAGVERVVLTSSFAAIGYGQTPVPGRPFTEENWSNLSKDVSAYVKSKTLAERAAWDFVGHEGGALELAVVNPVGIFGPVLGPDHSTSTDFIRRLMDGEMPGLPRMVFGVVDARDVADLHLRAMANPAAKGERFLAVSGDFMTILEIAQALKARLGDRASRITTRVLPDWLVRIVGLFDGQAAQIVTELGKARNATGAKAMRMLGWAPRPREEALAATGESLMRLGLLKKSK; this comes from the coding sequence ATGAGCGGCGAATTGGTGCTCGTCACCGGCGGGTCCGGCTTCCTCGGCGCTCACTGCATCCTCGCGCTTCTGAAGGCGGGCTACCGCGTACGCACGACCGTACGCTCCGCCAAACGCGAAGCCGATGTTCTGGCCATGCTGAAGGTCGGCGGCGCCGGGCCGGGCGATGCGCTCTCCTTCGCCCATGCCGATCTCATGGCCGATGCCGGCTGGCGGGAAGCAGTCGCCGGATGCCGCTACGTCCTTCATGTCGCTTCGCCGTTCCCGCCCGGCGTGCCGAAACACGAAGACGAGCTGATCGTTCCTGCGCGCGAAGGGGCACTGCGCGTGCTGCGAGCCGCACGCGATGCGGGCGTCGAACGGGTCGTGCTGACCTCGTCCTTCGCCGCCATTGGCTATGGCCAGACGCCCGTTCCGGGACGTCCGTTCACCGAAGAGAACTGGAGCAACCTGTCGAAAGACGTGAGCGCCTATGTGAAGTCGAAGACGCTTGCCGAGCGGGCCGCGTGGGACTTCGTTGGCCACGAAGGCGGAGCCTTGGAACTGGCAGTCGTCAATCCGGTCGGGATCTTTGGACCTGTGCTCGGCCCGGATCATTCGACCTCGACGGATTTCATCAGGCGGCTGATGGACGGCGAGATGCCGGGGCTGCCGCGCATGGTGTTCGGCGTGGTCGACGCGCGCGACGTGGCGGACCTGCATCTGCGCGCCATGGCCAATCCGGCCGCCAAGGGCGAGCGGTTCCTGGCCGTCAGCGGCGATTTCATGACCATCCTGGAAATCGCGCAGGCGCTGAAAGCCCGGCTGGGCGATAGGGCGTCGCGCATCACGACGCGCGTGCTGCCGGACTGGCTTGTCCGGATCGTCGGGCTGTTCGACGGGCAAGCGGCGCAGATCGTGACGGAACTGGGCAAGGCCCGGAACGCAACCGGCGCCAAGGCCATGCGCATGCTCGGCTGGGCGCCGCGACCGCGCGAGGAGGCGCTTGCTGCGACCGGCGAAAGCCTGATGCGGCTCGGATTGCTCAAAAAGTCGAAATAG
- a CDS encoding potassium transporter Kup, whose protein sequence is MALANGAETEPVDQTGLPEIEQHSTKVLMLGALGVVYGDIGTSPIYAFREALHASSGGDVANRADILGVLSLIIWSLTITVTVKYIMFVLRADNRGEGGVLSLMALARGSFPTRSAIILGIGIIGASLFFGDAVITPAISVLSAVEGMEVVTPAFQPYVVPLTLLVLAILFAVQRFGTGGVGLVFGPVTAIWFLAIGLSGLNHIIDDPEILWAISPHYIVAFLINSPDVSFVTIGAVFLAVTGAEALYADLGHFGRKPIVLAWLAIVFPCLLLNYAGQGAYVLAQGGTVGHPFFEMNEGWALIPMVVLATAATVIASQAVISGAYSLTRQAVQLNMLPRLEILHTSEKQSGQVYMPRVNMLLALVVMLLVVGFGASSRLASAYGISVTGNMLVTTTLLFVVMTRIWKWNIWPAVALTAAFALIDIGFFASNIVKVFEGGWSSLAVAFAIILGMWTWVRGSRYLFDKTRRNEIPLDFLAANLLKKKPQLVSGTAVFLTSDPLSAPTALMHSLKHYKVLHEQNVILSVVTAPQPVVPDSERVKMETVNELFMRVTLIFGYMEQPNIPRALAICRKQGWKFDIMTTSFFLSRRSLKASPNSGMPVWQDRLFIGLAKTAADATEYFQIPTGRVVEIGTQVAI, encoded by the coding sequence ATGGCCCTTGCGAATGGTGCTGAGACAGAACCCGTCGATCAGACCGGGCTTCCGGAAATAGAGCAGCACAGCACCAAGGTGCTGATGCTGGGCGCGCTGGGCGTGGTCTATGGCGATATCGGAACCAGCCCGATCTACGCGTTCCGCGAGGCTTTGCACGCTTCGTCCGGCGGCGACGTCGCCAACCGGGCCGATATTCTCGGCGTGCTGTCGCTGATCATCTGGTCGCTCACCATCACGGTCACCGTAAAATACATCATGTTCGTGTTGCGCGCCGACAACCGCGGCGAGGGCGGCGTGCTCTCGCTGATGGCGCTGGCGCGCGGTAGCTTCCCGACGCGCTCGGCAATCATCCTCGGCATCGGCATCATAGGCGCCTCGCTGTTCTTCGGCGATGCGGTGATCACGCCCGCCATCTCGGTGCTTTCGGCGGTCGAAGGTATGGAGGTCGTGACGCCAGCCTTCCAGCCTTACGTGGTGCCGCTGACCTTGCTCGTCCTCGCCATCCTGTTTGCCGTGCAACGGTTCGGCACGGGTGGCGTCGGCCTCGTATTCGGTCCGGTCACCGCGATATGGTTCCTGGCCATCGGCCTTTCCGGCCTTAATCACATCATCGACGACCCCGAGATCCTGTGGGCGATCAGCCCGCATTACATCGTCGCGTTCCTGATCAATTCGCCCGACGTTTCCTTCGTCACTATCGGCGCGGTGTTCCTGGCGGTTACGGGCGCCGAGGCGCTCTATGCCGACCTTGGCCATTTCGGCCGCAAGCCGATCGTGCTGGCGTGGCTGGCGATTGTCTTCCCCTGTCTGTTGCTGAACTACGCCGGACAGGGAGCCTACGTGCTCGCCCAGGGCGGCACGGTCGGCCATCCGTTCTTCGAGATGAACGAGGGCTGGGCTCTCATCCCCATGGTGGTGCTGGCGACAGCGGCGACGGTCATCGCCAGCCAGGCAGTGATCTCCGGCGCGTATTCGCTGACCCGGCAGGCGGTGCAGCTCAACATGCTGCCGCGGCTCGAGATCCTGCACACGTCGGAAAAACAGTCCGGCCAGGTCTACATGCCGCGCGTGAACATGCTGCTGGCGCTTGTGGTGATGCTGCTGGTGGTCGGCTTCGGCGCTTCGAGCAGACTGGCCTCGGCCTACGGCATCTCGGTCACGGGCAACATGCTGGTTACGACGACGCTGCTTTTCGTCGTCATGACGCGCATCTGGAAGTGGAACATCTGGCCGGCCGTCGCGCTGACGGCGGCATTCGCGCTCATCGATATCGGTTTCTTCGCCTCCAATATCGTCAAGGTCTTCGAGGGCGGCTGGTCTTCTCTGGCGGTGGCTTTCGCCATCATCCTCGGCATGTGGACCTGGGTACGCGGCAGCCGTTACCTCTTCGACAAGACCCGCCGCAACGAGATCCCGCTCGACTTCCTGGCGGCAAACCTTCTCAAGAAAAAACCACAGCTGGTGTCGGGCACGGCCGTTTTCCTGACCAGCGATCCGCTGAGCGCACCGACGGCGCTGATGCACAGTCTCAAGCACTACAAGGTGCTGCACGAACAGAACGTCATCCTCTCGGTGGTGACGGCGCCGCAGCCGGTGGTGCCGGACAGCGAGAGGGTGAAGATGGAGACTGTCAACGAGCTGTTCATGCGAGTGACGCTGATCTTCGGCTACATGGAGCAGCCGAACATCCCGCGCGCGCTGGCGATCTGCCGCAAGCAGGGCTGGAAGTTCGACATCATGACGACGTCCTTCTTCCTGTCGCGGCGCTCGCTGAAGGCCTCGCCCAATTCCGGCATGCCGGTCTGGCAGGACCGGCTGTTCATCGGGCTTGCGAAAACGGCGGCGGATGCGACTGAGTATTTCCAAATCCCCACGGGGCGCGTCGTCGAGATCGGCACGCAGGTCGCCATCTGA
- a CDS encoding SDR family oxidoreductase, whose translation MTETLLVTGASGHLGRAVVNHLLDAQKIAPASIVATTRNPENLADLAALGVTVRAADFDDQASLEKAFKGADRVLIISTGELDLKSDRRLKQHQAAVAAAKAVGVSHLLYTSMPNPEPGSPVLFAGDHYGTEEAIKASGIPYTIFRNGWYQENLFMALPHAIASGKWYTSAADGRIAHGARDDMAAAIAASLASRSTESRIYTLTGPHAYTTDEIAALVTEVTGKPLEVIQLPDQALTEGVKAAGLPEDFARIVVSFDVNTRSGRIGMVTDAIETLSGRKPRTLKQFLEANKAALLG comes from the coding sequence ATGACCGAAACCCTCCTCGTCACCGGCGCTTCCGGCCACCTCGGCCGCGCCGTCGTCAACCACTTGCTCGACGCACAGAAGATCGCGCCGGCCAGCATTGTCGCCACCACGCGCAATCCCGAAAATCTCGCCGATCTGGCGGCTTTGGGCGTCACCGTCAGGGCGGCCGATTTCGACGACCAGGCCTCGCTGGAAAAGGCGTTCAAGGGCGCCGACCGGGTGCTGATCATCTCGACCGGGGAACTCGACCTGAAGAGCGACCGGCGCCTCAAGCAGCATCAGGCGGCGGTGGCCGCCGCCAAGGCGGTCGGCGTCTCGCACCTGCTCTACACCTCGATGCCGAATCCGGAGCCCGGCTCGCCGGTGCTGTTTGCCGGCGACCATTACGGCACAGAAGAGGCGATCAAGGCGAGCGGCATTCCCTACACCATCTTTCGCAACGGCTGGTATCAGGAGAACCTGTTCATGGCGCTGCCGCACGCCATTGCATCGGGCAAGTGGTACACCTCGGCCGCCGATGGGCGCATCGCGCACGGCGCGCGCGACGACATGGCCGCCGCGATCGCCGCGAGCCTCGCTTCCCGCTCGACGGAGAGCCGCATCTACACGCTGACCGGTCCGCATGCCTACACGACGGACGAAATCGCCGCCCTGGTAACCGAAGTCACCGGCAAGCCGCTGGAGGTCATCCAATTGCCTGACCAGGCACTGACCGAGGGCGTCAAGGCAGCCGGCCTTCCCGAGGATTTTGCTCGCATCGTCGTCTCCTTCGACGTCAACACGCGCTCCGGCCGTATCGGCATGGTGACCGACGCGATCGAGACGTTGTCGGGTCGCAAGCCGCGGACGCTGAAGCAGTTCCTCGAAGCGAACAAAGCCGCTCTGCTCGGCTGA
- a CDS encoding ATP-dependent RecD-like DNA helicase, protein MEFSPQQDEALKAVGRWLKEGRPQVFRLFGYAGTGKTTLARYFAEHVDGQVQFAAFTGKAAQVLRSKGAINARTIHSLIYRPKGEESVEDEVTGKTSMSPTFALNRQSPIARAKLVVIDECSMVDEQLGRDLQSFGTPILVLGDPAQLPPISGGGFFTEHEPDVLLTEIHRQARDNPIIRLALDVREGREFMHGDYGTAQVIGREAVNQELVLKADQVLVGTNRTRRRYNQRLRELKGFNADFPQAGDKLVCLRNDPAKGLLNGSLWKVMTSSRETVKPGINLLVSPEEDDPDRGVAKIKLLKAAFEDPDAEIPWQQKKRFDDFDYGYALTVHKAQGSQWNDVVLFDESWAFKETRQRWLYTAITRAAERLTVVR, encoded by the coding sequence ATGGAATTTTCTCCCCAACAGGACGAGGCTTTGAAGGCGGTCGGGCGCTGGCTCAAAGAGGGCCGGCCGCAGGTCTTCCGGCTGTTTGGCTATGCCGGCACCGGCAAGACGACGCTGGCGCGCTATTTCGCCGAGCATGTCGACGGGCAGGTGCAGTTCGCCGCCTTCACCGGCAAGGCAGCTCAGGTGCTGCGCTCGAAAGGCGCGATCAACGCCCGCACCATTCATTCGCTGATCTACCGGCCAAAGGGCGAGGAATCGGTCGAGGACGAGGTGACCGGCAAGACCTCGATGTCGCCGACCTTCGCGCTCAACCGGCAGAGCCCGATCGCGCGCGCCAAGCTGGTCGTCATCGACGAATGCTCGATGGTCGACGAGCAGCTCGGGCGCGACCTGCAGAGTTTCGGGACGCCGATCCTGGTGCTTGGCGATCCCGCCCAGCTGCCGCCGATCTCCGGCGGCGGCTTCTTCACCGAGCATGAGCCTGATGTGCTCTTGACCGAAATCCACCGACAGGCGCGCGACAACCCGATCATCCGGCTGGCGCTCGACGTGCGCGAGGGGCGGGAATTCATGCATGGGGACTATGGCACGGCGCAAGTGATCGGCAGGGAAGCAGTCAATCAGGAGCTGGTGCTCAAGGCCGACCAGGTGCTGGTCGGCACCAACCGCACCCGCCGGCGCTATAATCAAAGGCTGCGCGAGCTGAAGGGGTTCAACGCCGACTTCCCGCAGGCCGGTGACAAGCTGGTCTGCCTGCGCAACGACCCGGCCAAGGGGCTGCTGAACGGCTCGCTGTGGAAGGTGATGACCTCGTCGCGCGAGACGGTGAAGCCGGGCATCAACCTCCTGGTCTCGCCCGAAGAGGACGATCCCGACCGCGGCGTCGCCAAGATCAAGCTCTTGAAGGCGGCGTTCGAGGATCCGGATGCCGAGATCCCATGGCAGCAGAAGAAGCGCTTCGATGATTTCGACTACGGTTACGCGCTGACCGTGCACAAGGCGCAGGGCTCGCAGTGGAACGACGTGGTTCTGTTCGACGAGAGTTGGGCCTTCAAGGAGACCCGGCAGCGCTGGCTCTACACGGCAATCACCCGCGCCGCCGAGCGGCTGACGGTCGTTCGCTGA
- a CDS encoding potassium transporter Kup produces MVLANASETESLERSGHAEAERQHNTKVLMLGALGVVYGDIGTSPIYAFREALHASSSSVARHDVLGVLSLIVWALTIIVTIKYVAFVLRADNKGEGGTLSLMALARSAYPQGSGLILAIGLCGAALFFGDSIITPAISVLSAVEGLEVVTPALDAYVVPITLVILAVLFAVQRFGTGKVAAVFGPITATWFVAIGVAGLYHIVDDWSVLLAINPYYAVYYLATTPTGAFVTVGAVFLAVTGAEALYVDLGHFGRKPIVLAWFSVVFPCLLLNYFGQGAFVLSHGGKPTNPFFQMLPEWALMPMVALATAATVIASQAVISGAFSLTRQAVQLSLLPRIEVQHTSEMQSGQIYMPRVNLLVALGVMLLVVGFGSSSALAAAYGISVTGEMLMTTVLLFVVMRWLWKWQLAVAVALALLFGVIDLGFFSANVVKIVEGGWVSITVASIMGLIMWTWIRGSRYLFDKTRRNEIPLDFLAGNLLKKKPQLVSGTAVFLTSDPLSAPTALMHSLKHYKVLHEKNVILSVVTAPQPVVSDSERVKLETVNELFMRVSLTFGYMEQPNIPRALAICRKQGWKFDIMTTSFFLSRRSLKASPNSGMPVWQDRLFIGLARTAADATEYFQIPTGRVVEIGTQVAI; encoded by the coding sequence ATGGTGCTAGCCAACGCCAGCGAAACAGAATCCCTCGAACGTTCGGGTCATGCCGAAGCCGAGCGCCAGCACAACACCAAGGTTCTCATGCTTGGCGCGCTCGGCGTCGTCTACGGCGATATCGGCACGAGCCCGATCTATGCCTTCCGTGAGGCGCTGCACGCTTCGTCGAGTTCGGTTGCTCGCCATGACGTGCTTGGCGTGCTGTCGCTGATCGTCTGGGCGCTCACCATCATCGTCACGATCAAATATGTCGCCTTCGTGCTGAGGGCCGACAACAAGGGCGAGGGCGGCACGCTGTCGCTGATGGCGCTGGCGCGCAGCGCCTATCCGCAGGGATCCGGCCTCATCCTGGCGATCGGTCTTTGCGGTGCGGCCCTGTTCTTCGGCGATTCGATCATCACGCCCGCAATCTCCGTGCTTTCGGCGGTTGAAGGCCTGGAAGTCGTCACGCCGGCGCTCGATGCCTATGTGGTTCCGATCACGCTTGTGATCCTGGCGGTGCTTTTCGCCGTGCAGCGTTTCGGCACGGGCAAGGTGGCGGCAGTGTTTGGACCCATCACGGCGACATGGTTCGTGGCGATCGGCGTTGCCGGCCTCTATCATATCGTCGACGACTGGTCCGTGCTGCTGGCGATCAACCCCTATTACGCGGTCTACTATCTGGCCACGACGCCGACGGGCGCCTTCGTCACCGTCGGCGCGGTGTTCCTGGCGGTCACCGGCGCCGAGGCGCTCTATGTCGACCTTGGTCATTTCGGCCGCAAGCCGATCGTGCTGGCATGGTTCTCGGTGGTCTTCCCTTGCCTGCTGCTGAACTATTTCGGGCAGGGTGCCTTCGTGCTCTCCCATGGCGGCAAGCCGACGAATCCATTCTTCCAGATGCTGCCCGAATGGGCGCTGATGCCGATGGTCGCACTGGCAACGGCCGCGACGGTCATCGCCAGCCAGGCGGTGATCTCCGGCGCCTTCTCGCTGACGAGGCAGGCGGTGCAGCTCAGTCTTTTGCCCCGCATCGAGGTGCAGCACACATCCGAGATGCAGAGCGGCCAGATCTATATGCCCAGGGTCAATTTGCTGGTCGCGCTCGGCGTGATGCTTCTGGTCGTCGGCTTCGGCAGCTCGAGCGCGCTGGCCGCCGCCTACGGCATTTCGGTGACCGGCGAGATGCTGATGACGACAGTGCTGCTGTTTGTCGTCATGCGTTGGCTCTGGAAGTGGCAGCTGGCTGTTGCCGTCGCGCTGGCGCTGCTCTTCGGCGTCATCGACCTCGGCTTCTTCTCGGCCAATGTCGTCAAGATCGTCGAGGGCGGCTGGGTGTCGATCACGGTGGCCTCGATCATGGGGCTGATCATGTGGACCTGGATCCGCGGCAGCCGTTATCTCTTCGACAAGACCCGCCGCAACGAGATCCCGCTCGACTTCCTGGCGGGCAATTTGCTGAAAAAGAAACCGCAGCTGGTATCCGGCACCGCGGTGTTCCTGACCAGCGATCCGCTGAGCGCGCCGACTGCACTGATGCACAGTCTCAAGCACTACAAGGTGCTGCACGAAAAGAACGTCATCCTGTCGGTGGTGACGGCGCCGCAGCCGGTGGTGTCCGACAGCGAGCGCGTGAAGCTGGAGACGGTCAACGAGCTGTTCATGCGCGTGTCGCTGACCTTCGGTTACATGGAGCAGCCGAACATCCCGCGCGCTTTGGCGATCTGCCGCAAGCAGGGCTGGAAGTTCGACATCATGACGACGTCCTTCTTCCTGTCGCGGCGCTCGCTGAAGGCCTCTCCCAATTCAGGCATGCCGGTCTGGCAGGACCGGCTGTTCATCGGCCTCGCGCGCACCGCGGCGGACGCGACGGAGTACTTCCAGATCCCCACGGGGCGCGTGGTCGAAATCGGCACACAGGTCGCGATTTGA